A genomic stretch from Oscillospiraceae bacterium includes:
- a CDS encoding carboxypeptidase-like regulatory domain-containing protein, protein MVHYKIQGPSNGVIVDHVSKQIVGSFDTDGIADTADVAENIASGIVARAKQSFARAYALEITVTGSSGALSGATVTVSSPYQSRSGITDVEGKYICYVPDAAYSVSVSREGYTSGTGSAAVNGADISVTISMSEA, encoded by the coding sequence ATGGTTCATTATAAAATACAAGGTCCGTCAAACGGAGTCATTGTCGATCATGTATCAAAGCAGATCGTCGGCAGCTTTGACACGGACGGGATCGCAGACACGGCCGATGTCGCGGAAAATATAGCCTCGGGAATTGTCGCAAGAGCAAAACAAAGCTTTGCTCGTGCTTATGCTCTTGAAATAACCGTTACCGGTTCATCCGGAGCCTTGTCCGGAGCAACAGTCACAGTTTCGTCGCCATATCAGTCACGTAGCGGAATCACTGACGTCGAGGGAAAGTATATATGCTATGTGCCGGATGCGGCATACTCTGTTTCCGTCTCACGCGAAGGATATACAAGCGGTACGGGAAGCGCGGCGGTAAACGGCGCGGACATATCTGTCACAATCTCCATGAGCGAAGCCTGA
- a CDS encoding phage capsid protein — protein sequence MAISNFISTIWSETLYRELNKSYVGVKLSSREFEGDIKGEGDRVKICGIGPVSVFTYTKNSDMPAAEVLSDNERTLIIDQAKGFNFFIDDIDLAQSKKTLMQLAMKEASDALSDVADKFIYSLTDNNAGTVTNASATSISIISTIADARKKLMENNVPNSANISLEVPPAVEQKLVLAKVLRSTDNSDALGRGYIGSFMGFDIYVTNNIAADAGGVYRCVARTRRAVAFAEKLSSVKAYEPELRHGDAVKGLHLYGAKIIYPKEIVFLNLTPAPETTV from the coding sequence ATGGCAATATCAAATTTCATTTCCACAATATGGAGCGAGACGCTTTATAGAGAGCTTAATAAAAGCTATGTGGGCGTAAAACTCTCCTCAAGAGAATTCGAGGGTGATATAAAGGGAGAGGGCGACAGAGTAAAGATATGCGGGATCGGTCCCGTGAGCGTTTTTACATATACTAAAAATTCTGACATGCCCGCCGCCGAGGTGCTTTCAGACAATGAACGCACACTTATCATCGACCAGGCAAAGGGATTCAATTTTTTCATCGACGATATAGACCTGGCACAGTCGAAAAAAACTCTCATGCAGCTCGCGATGAAAGAGGCTTCCGACGCCTTGTCCGATGTAGCCGATAAATTCATATACAGCCTTACTGACAATAATGCGGGAACCGTCACAAACGCATCCGCGACCAGTATATCAATCATATCCACAATCGCAGACGCAAGAAAAAAGCTAATGGAGAATAATGTCCCGAATTCCGCGAACATATCTCTGGAGGTGCCTCCAGCGGTAGAACAAAAGCTCGTTCTCGCCAAGGTACTGCGCAGCACAGACAACTCGGACGCTCTCGGCAGAGGATATATCGGAAGCTTCATGGGATTTGACATATATGTTACAAACAATATAGCCGCCGATGCCGGAGGCGTTTATCGCTGCGTCGCAAGAACGCGCCGTGCGGTCGCGTTTGCCGAAAAGCTAAGCTCGGTAAAAGCATACGAGCCCGAATTGAGGCATGGCGACGCCGTCAAAGGGCTTCATCTCTACGGAGCGAAGATTATATACCCAAAGGAGATCGTATTCCTGAATCTCACTCCGGCTCCCGAAACAACGGTCTGA
- a CDS encoding zinc ribbon domain-containing protein: MPIYDLKCGKCGKEFDKLASVSEMTGKLIICPECGSNNLTVCIKKAPGIIMKSSSSVSECPNRHICKDGCCHGGH; this comes from the coding sequence ATGCCGATATATGATTTAAAGTGCGGTAAATGCGGCAAAGAATTTGACAAACTTGCTTCTGTGTCTGAAATGACCGGGAAGCTGATTATATGCCCGGAATGCGGGTCAAACAATCTGACGGTATGTATAAAAAAGGCTCCGGGTATAATTATGAAGTCGTCTTCGTCTGTTTCCGAATGCCCCAACAGGCATATATGCAAAGACGGCTGTTGCCACGGCGGTCATTGA
- the hprK gene encoding HPr(Ser) kinase/phosphatase, producing MDENYSAKLGEVADEFALTPAFLPNNWRDIDIVRSDINRPGLPLSGFFEYFEPQRIQIIGNVEYRYLETLDPEIRYKSLDTFLARHPVCLIFSNDHRPYDDAVELAKKYGIPVFTTPEATTQIMAAIIASLNVKLAPRITRHGVLVEVYGEGLLILGDSGVGKSETAIELVKRGHRLIADDAVEIKKVSAKTLVGSAPELIRHYIELRGIGIVDVRRIFGMGAIKLTEKIDLVINLELWQQGKFYDRFGMDTEYIEIMGINVPAITIPVKPGRNLAIILEIAAMNNRQKKMGYNTAIEFNKKLMGQANVDNER from the coding sequence ATGGATGAAAATTACTCCGCGAAGCTTGGCGAGGTTGCTGATGAATTCGCGTTAACGCCGGCATTTTTACCGAATAATTGGCGGGATATCGATATAGTGCGCAGCGATATCAACCGTCCCGGATTGCCGCTTTCCGGATTTTTTGAATATTTCGAGCCGCAGCGCATTCAGATAATCGGCAATGTCGAATACCGTTATCTCGAAACACTCGATCCTGAAATCAGGTATAAAAGTCTGGATACGTTTCTCGCCAGGCATCCCGTCTGCCTCATCTTTTCCAATGACCACCGTCCGTATGACGACGCCGTCGAGCTGGCAAAAAAATACGGAATACCTGTCTTCACCACTCCGGAGGCCACCACTCAGATAATGGCGGCGATAATTGCTTCACTGAATGTAAAGCTTGCTCCCCGCATCACGAGACACGGAGTTCTGGTTGAGGTTTACGGCGAAGGTCTTCTGATACTCGGAGACAGCGGTGTCGGAAAGAGCGAGACCGCCATAGAGCTTGTTAAGCGCGGACACCGGCTGATAGCCGATGACGCAGTTGAAATAAAAAAGGTTTCCGCGAAAACACTTGTCGGAAGCGCGCCGGAGCTTATACGCCACTATATTGAGCTGAGAGGCATCGGCATAGTAGATGTCCGCCGTATTTTCGGCATGGGCGCGATTAAGCTCACAGAAAAAATCGACCTTGTAATTAATCTTGAGCTTTGGCAGCAGGGTAAATTCTACGACCGCTTCGGAATGGATACGGAATACATTGAAATTATGGGTATTAATGTCCCGGCTATTACAATCCCAGTAAAGCCCGGACGCAACCTCGCCATAATTCTTGAAATCGCGGCAATGAACAATCGCCAGAAAAAGATGGGCTATAACACCGCTATAGAATTCAATAAAAAGCTCATGGGTCAGGCAAATGTCGATAATGAAAGATGA
- a CDS encoding ROK family protein, whose amino-acid sequence MRYSIGVDLGGTKIATGLVNGEGKIIKKLTLPTKAHRSPEEIADDIALLIKQLIDSSSLVPDDIEFCGIATPGIANSDTGRVDFCSSLPFLHFPLLDILRSKVPVKKYGIENDANAAAKGEHIFGAAKGAKDSVMITLGTGVGGGIIIDNKIVTGCNFAAGELGHIVIQHNGRQCGCGRRGCWETYSSATGLINTTKEKMQKYPDSLMWKLVGGDIEATNGRTSFDAMRKGDKAASEVVDMFIDYLACGITNIINIFQPEVLSIGGGLSNEGDYILNPLLIPVSAHQYSRGSEKRTDIRIAKLGNEAGIIGAAFLDK is encoded by the coding sequence ATGAGATACAGCATAGGTGTCGATTTGGGAGGCACGAAAATTGCCACCGGGCTCGTAAACGGTGAAGGCAAAATAATCAAAAAGCTCACTCTTCCCACAAAAGCTCACCGTTCGCCCGAGGAAATCGCAGACGACATCGCTCTCCTTATAAAACAGCTTATCGATTCGTCAAGCCTAGTTCCCGACGATATTGAATTCTGCGGCATCGCCACCCCGGGTATCGCAAATTCAGATACCGGACGCGTTGATTTCTGCAGCAGTTTACCTTTCCTTCATTTCCCGCTGCTTGATATCCTGAGATCAAAGGTTCCAGTTAAAAAATACGGCATAGAAAACGACGCAAACGCCGCTGCGAAAGGCGAGCATATCTTCGGAGCCGCAAAGGGAGCGAAGGATTCCGTTATGATCACTCTCGGCACCGGTGTCGGAGGCGGCATAATTATCGATAATAAAATAGTTACCGGCTGCAATTTCGCCGCCGGCGAGCTTGGACATATTGTTATACAGCATAACGGACGTCAATGCGGCTGCGGCAGACGCGGCTGCTGGGAAACATACAGCTCCGCTACAGGGCTTATAAATACAACAAAAGAAAAAATGCAAAAATACCCCGATTCCCTTATGTGGAAGCTTGTCGGAGGGGATATCGAAGCAACAAACGGCAGAACATCCTTTGACGCCATGAGAAAGGGTGACAAGGCGGCTTCGGAAGTCGTCGATATGTTTATCGACTATCTGGCCTGCGGTATTACAAACATAATAAACATTTTCCAGCCTGAGGTGCTCAGCATCGGAGGCGGTCTTTCAAATGAAGGAGATTATATTCTCAATCCGCTTTTAATCCCGGTATCAGCTCATCAGTATTCACGCGGAAGTGAAAAGCGCACCGACATACGCATCGCAAAGCTTGGCAATGAAGCAGGTATAATCGGCGCCGCGTTTCTCGATAAATAA
- the murB gene encoding UDP-N-acetylmuramate dehydrogenase has translation MNKLTEMLKDALREETGGAIDGISVVSDVKMSALSSFKTGGPCAVLMTPNSPDMLSASFRAVKRCGIRFCVLGNGTNVLCSDKGFDGAVILLTALKNFGFVENVMTAECGMPITSAALAASRRALSGLEFAYGIPGTVGGAVYMNAGAYGGETSAVCEKSDYLDLSDFSVKTLSGPEQHFGYRHSAYQCGDKIIIRAYFRLVPGDGELITAQMNEFMRRRIEKQPLEYPSAGSVFKRSSAGYTGEMIEKCGLKGRRIGGAQISEKHAGFIINRGGASSADILALISLVRESVREKFGVELECEIRKIGDFD, from the coding sequence TTGAATAAACTTACCGAAATGCTCAAAGACGCGCTTCGTGAAGAAACAGGCGGAGCCATCGACGGGATTTCCGTCGTTTCGGATGTTAAAATGAGCGCTTTGTCCTCCTTTAAAACAGGCGGGCCGTGCGCGGTACTCATGACACCTAATTCCCCGGATATGCTTTCGGCATCCTTCCGCGCCGTAAAAAGGTGCGGTATCCGTTTTTGCGTTCTCGGAAACGGCACCAATGTGCTGTGCTCGGATAAAGGCTTTGACGGAGCGGTAATTTTATTGACAGCGTTGAAAAATTTTGGATTTGTGGAGAATGTCATGACCGCCGAGTGCGGCATGCCGATCACCTCCGCCGCGCTGGCGGCTTCTCGCCGCGCCCTGTCCGGGCTTGAATTTGCGTACGGCATTCCGGGCACTGTCGGCGGAGCCGTATATATGAATGCCGGAGCTTACGGCGGCGAAACCTCCGCCGTTTGTGAAAAGAGCGATTATCTTGATTTATCAGACTTTTCAGTTAAAACGCTTTCCGGCCCTGAACAGCATTTCGGATATCGTCACAGCGCATACCAGTGTGGCGATAAAATTATAATCCGCGCTTATTTCCGGCTTGTTCCCGGAGACGGCGAGTTAATTACTGCGCAAATGAACGAGTTTATGCGCCGCCGTATAGAAAAACAGCCCCTTGAATATCCGAGCGCCGGAAGCGTGTTCAAGCGAAGCAGTGCCGGATATACAGGAGAAATGATAGAAAAATGCGGTCTCAAGGGAAGACGTATCGGCGGCGCACAGATCAGTGAAAAGCACGCCGGGTTTATAATAAACCGCGGAGGAGCCTCTTCCGCTGATATTCTTGCGTTAATTTCGCTGGTCAGAGAATCAGTTCGCGAAAAATTCGGGGTTGAGCTTGAGTGTGAAATAAGAAAAATCGGAGATTTTGATTAA